The genomic region GTGTCGCGCTCGATTTAAAACGGCCCGAGGCACGCGAGATCGTCTATCGCCTGGCCGCCAAGAGCGACGTGTTCGTGCAGAATTTCCGCAAGGGCGTGGCGAAGCGACTTGGACTCGACTACCAGACCCTGAAAGAGCACAACCCGCGCCTCATTTACGCGAGCGCGTCAGGGTACGGGCCGAACGGTCCCGACAGCGGCGAGCCCTCCTTTGACTACCTGGGCCAGGCGCGCTCGGGCGTCATGAACGCACTCGGCGTGGACGGCTCGACGCCGACCTATATCTTCGGCGGGATTGCTGATCAGATGGGCGCGGTGATGATTGCGTATGGCGTGCTGGCGGCCCTGCTCGCGCGCGAGCGATATGGAGTGGGACAAGAGGTCGATGCATCGCACCTAGGTTCGATGATGGCGTTACAGGGGCTAAATGTGGTCGCGCGCACCTTCACCGGCAAGGAGTTCAACCGCAACACGAGGTTGAACGCGTTCAACCCGCTCTGGAACCACTATCGGTGTGCCGACGGCAAGTGGCTGTGCCTCGGAATGCTTCAGCCCGATCGCTATTGGAAAGACTTTTGCAAGACCATCGGCCGACCGGATCTAACTGACGATCCGAAATATGCCGACATGCGAACCCGTGGCCGCAACGCCCCGGAGTTGATCGCAATCCTTGACCAGGCATTCGCGATGAAGACCCGCCAGGAATGGATGAAGGCACTCAAGGAAGGGGGAGACTTCATCTATACGGTGGTTAACACGGTTTCGGACCTTCCCGATGACCCCCAGGTCCAGGCCAATGAATACATCGTCCACCACGAAGTTCCCGGCCTTGGGCAGATGCAGCTGTTGGGAATGCCGGTGAAGCTCTCGGAAACCCCCGGCGATGCGCGAGGGCACGCGCCGGAATTGGGCGAGCAGACCGAGACCATTCTGACCGAGATGCTGGGCTATACCTGGGATGATATTGCGCGCCTGCGCGACTCGAATGTGATTTGATCAGATTGTGGAACGTTTTTGGGGGAGAGAAGATCATGGTTGACGTAAACCTGCTGCAGGACCGCCTCGACGTTGAGGAGCTCTATTCGCGCTACGCGGTGGCGATCGACAACAACCAGGCCGATGAGTGGGTGGCGTGCTTCACCGAAGAGGGCAGCTTCGAAAGCGCGCGTTTTGGAAAACACCTCGGCAGAGAGGGCCTTAAGAAGTTCACCAAGCTCTATCGCGAGTCACTGGGCGGCGCCGGGGTGCTGCACGTGATCACGAACGTGTACTTCAAGCTCGAGGGTGACGGCGGCGCGGGAGGCTGCTACCTGGTTTACTACCACTGCAAGGAAGGAAAGATTCAGCAGGCAGCGGTCGGACGTTACAAGGATACCCTGCGCAAGGTGAACGGTCGCTGGCATTTCGCGAGCCGAGTGGTCACCTTGGACGGTCATCACTGAAGCAGGTCTGCAGCGCGGCGCAGGGTGTTTGATCGCGCTAACTCCTGAGCCGGTCGCCAGGGGAACCCCACACCACCAGCGTTCGAATCCTAAGTTGAAGCGCTCGCGGAGATTGCACATGCAATCTGCGCGAGCCGCTTTCAGAAAGTCGCGTACCAGGGCGTTTCTCTGTTGTCCTGCAGCTGAAAGTCAATCTGGAACGCTTGCAGTAGAGTGCCCTCGGCGTGCCAGAGCGCGAGCCGCGCGTTCTCCAGATCGACTTCGGACTGCACCTGGTTGCCTTCGGCCTGGACCTCTTCTTCCTGGAATTGCAGCAGGTCGTGGGTAGTCGCCATCCCGACGCGAAACCGCACCTCTTCGTCGTGGAGCGCCTGGCGGGCGTAAAAGGTGGCCTGTGCGGTAGCCTGGGCGCGCTT from Candidatus Binataceae bacterium harbors:
- a CDS encoding CoA transferase, with the protein product MRSPLTGIRIIDWTIWQQGPVATQMLADLGAEVIKIEERERGDPGRGIMAVAGGSTDRGGRNFYFEANNKHKQSVALDLKRPEAREIVYRLAAKSDVFVQNFRKGVAKRLGLDYQTLKEHNPRLIYASASGYGPNGPDSGEPSFDYLGQARSGVMNALGVDGSTPTYIFGGIADQMGAVMIAYGVLAALLARERYGVGQEVDASHLGSMMALQGLNVVARTFTGKEFNRNTRLNAFNPLWNHYRCADGKWLCLGMLQPDRYWKDFCKTIGRPDLTDDPKYADMRTRGRNAPELIAILDQAFAMKTRQEWMKALKEGGDFIYTVVNTVSDLPDDPQVQANEYIVHHEVPGLGQMQLLGMPVKLSETPGDARGHAPELGEQTETILTEMLGYTWDDIARLRDSNVI
- a CDS encoding nuclear transport factor 2 family protein, which produces MVDVNLLQDRLDVEELYSRYAVAIDNNQADEWVACFTEEGSFESARFGKHLGREGLKKFTKLYRESLGGAGVLHVITNVYFKLEGDGGAGGCYLVYYHCKEGKIQQAAVGRYKDTLRKVNGRWHFASRVVTLDGHH